Below is a window of Thermodesulfitimonas autotrophica DNA.
TCCGGTAGAAGCGAACACCTGTTTCCCAGTTCCGTCGGGAACTCGGCAATGTCTGCGACCCGGACTACGCGGAGTTCGGCTTTTTGCACCGGTCTACCTCCCTGGAAAATCTTTTGAAGAGGATTTCCCCGGCGTTTCGCTTTTTTCCTCCCAAAACCTCCTCCAAAATTCCTTCCGGTGAGGATCCAGTACCTGCTGCCTTATCTCTTCCAGAGCTGCTTTCGCCTCAGGCAGGTAGTCCGCGTAAGGAAGCACCCGGTCACGGGGAATAATCCCCTCAAAAAACTCTTCGTACATCCGGAGACCGCACTTCTGTTCCAGAAGGCGCACCTTGCAGCCCGGGTACTTCTCCGCCACCTCCTGCACGGCCTCCCTTATGTCGTTGCCCCACTCCCCTCCGAGGGGGCGGAGCGCCACCCCTCCGTCTGCGGTTCTCACCACCAAAGCACCGAATACCATAGGGTCCGCGAGCGCTTGTAAAACTTTTTGGTCCATCTTTGTAACACCTCCCGAAAAGAAAAAAGGCGCACGCGCGTGCGCCTGGTTGAACCATGCTTTCTCCCGCCCTAGAGCGCCCTGGCCAGTTCCGCAAGCGTGCGCTTCAGCTCCCGGCGCAGCTTCAGGGCCTTGTCGGGGTTCCCGAGCTCCGCGACGCCCGCGATGGTGTCGCTTGTGAAAAGCAGGAAGCCCCGGCTCAGGCTCCTCCCCCTCTCGGAGACCAGGGCGAGTTCGTCCGGGTCGGTAACCAGTTTGTATGCCCCGCCGACGCCGTACACCCGATGGCCCCACGCCCTGAGCGTGCGCGCCAGGCCGCGCACCCTGGCGCGGCTCTGGTGGGTGTCTTCGCCGTACAGCGTCTCGGCCAGCTCTCCGACGGGGACCCCGAACGGGTGGCGGGCCTCGATAAGCTCCAGCATCTCCGCCGCGAGGGCCTTCATCCTCTCACCTCCCCGAAAAAGAAAAGGCCGGAGTAGCCTCCTCAGCTCTCCGGCCTTCCCTTTACCAGCTGGAGGTTCGGTCTTCCCGGCTCCAGGGCCTCCCACGTTTCCGTTATTTTGGAAGCGGCTGCCTTCAGGGCCGCGTCGAACCCCTTGAACAGCAGCGCGTCCCCCACGACTTCGATCATCTCGCCCAGTTCGTCGCCCGGAGCGCCGCGCACGCGGGCCGCCGCCAGAAGCCTCGCCCGGTGCTTCTCCAGCAGGTGGCCCAGCGCCGTGGCGAGCGAGGCCGCGTTTCGGGATGCTTCCTGCACCAATCCCTGGAACTCCAGGTGCTCCTTCGACCACTGCGGGGGCTTCGGGCGACTCTTCTCCTTCTCCAGTTCCTTGCGCGCGTTGTCCAGCCACCGGCGGAGCTTTTCCACCTCTTCTTCGAGCGCGCGGAGCTTCGCCTCTTTCTTCTCCTTCTCCTGGGCCAGCTCCCGGAAGCGGGACTCGATCCTTTCTTTCTCCCGAAGGAGGCTGGCCGCTTCCCTCCTGGCGGCCTCGATTTCCGCCTCCAGGGCGGGGTCGCGCTGGTAGACGACATTCTCCACGACCCTCTCGACCGGCTTTGTCTTGAGCTCCTTCAACCTGGCGCGCAACTCCTCGGCCTCCTCCTGCTTCTCCCGCAGTTTCCTCTGCAGGTCGGAAAGGGCTTCCCGGAGCTTTTCCTCGTACTGCCGTCCCAGCTTCTCCGCGATCTCTTCTTCCACAGAAGAAAGGGAGTCCTGGATGTCGGCCAACTGACTGGAAAGGGATTGTTTTTCTTCTTCCAGTTCGATCAGCCGGCTGTTGAGGGCTTCCTTCTCTTTCCTGGCGATATCGAGCTCCCTCTTGAGCTCCTGGGCCTCCTTCACGGAGAGGCCGCAGACGCCGGACTCGCCCAGGGAAGCGAGCAGCTCCCTCTGCTCCTCGGGCGGCAACGACCCGACAATCGCCGCGACCGTGGTGGCCGTCCACCTGCCGGATTCCAGCAGCGCCTGGAGGTCGGGGATGAGATCGTTCAGTTTGTCGAGGCGGTACACGGTTCTTTCCGGCAGACCAACTACATTAGCTATTTCGATCAAACTGCCAAATTGGCAGTTTGATCTCGCCTCCTCCGAACGTCTGTCGCCGCCGCGCTTCACGCCGCGCAGTTCCTTGAGCTTCCGGATCAGCCGCGCCACCTGCACGTCCGAGAGTTGCCTCCTCAGCAAGTTGTCGCGGATCAGGAGGGAGACCGCTTCCTCGCTCTCCGGGTCAAGGTCTCTGATGATCACGGGAACGCGGGCAAGGCCGGCTTCTTTCGCCGCCTCCAAGCGCAGGTGTCCCGCGAGAACGGTGTAGTCCGGCGCGACGATGAGGGGGTTCAGTATCCCGTTCTCCCGGACGTCCTCGACCATCTGCCGCCACAGCTCGTCGGGAAGTTTTTCGGGAAACAGCTCCGCGTTCCTGGGGTGGGGCTTTAAAAGAGAGACGGGGACTTCGTTGGGCACGAGACCAGCTCCTCTCGAAAAACGATTATTCCCAGAAAACAAAAAGGCGCACGCGCGTGCGCCTTTGTCGGTCCTTGCTCTTCGGACCTGCTCGTTGTCTACATCCCGCCGGAGAAAAATTCCTCCCCCAATCCCGGCACTATCCCGTTCAGCACTTTCCGCCACCGCCAGGTTTCTTCGAAGGAGGCACCTGCCGTCTCCGCCGTCGGAATGTTGGCAAATTCCAGCCTGACAAAATCGTCCAAGCGCACCCAAATCAAGCTGTCGGGGCGGTCGGCGTCCCGGAGAAGGACGCTCTCCGACCCGTTCCACGAATAACGCAGGCACTCGCCCTGCACTGCGGTTCCGTCTTTTAGAGTTCCCTTGATGTAGGGGCGCTTCCCTGCCTTTCGATAGGCAAGAAAGACGTCTCCGGGCAGATTTCCAACCTTTACCCACCTGGCCGCAAAGGGCTTCTGCCGTGCGACTTTCCAGTAAAGCCTCTTAACCCGGAGCCAATACCCCGAGGGAAATACGCCTACTTTGCTCCACAGTTCGGCAAACCCAATGAAACATGCGAGCGCGTAAACAATCAAGAAAACCGGCGCGAGTGGCCGCACATCGAGAAGCCCCTCTCCCTGTGAAAACTTCGCCAAGCTGGCGGTGAAACCGGTATACAGTCGGAAGTCGCTCGCCGTTTCGACACCCCAGCAGAGTAACAAAGCTACGGCAAAAACCCACGTGCCATAAAATACCATCCTTGCCAGGGTGACGTCTTTTTCGCGCCGCCCTGCAACGGTAAGAACAACGCCGCCCGGCAATAAGACGTAAAGCAGAAAAATGACGCTTGCCAGCGAAAGACCGATTTCCACTAACCGCACCACCTTTCAAAATCTATTTCTTTGCGAGAAAATTCTTGGAAAGTGATTGTTTTCCTCTTTTCTCCACGGGCCTCTGCAACCAGGTCCTCCCACAGAAAAACCGCAAAGCATAGGAACCATTCCGCAAGAAGCGATCCGGCCAGCAATGCGAAGAAGTAAAAGCCGGCTTTCGCCACTAAATACTCCAACCGCGCCCCCCAAGGCACTCTCAAGAAAAACAGCAAGACGGCGGATGACACGAACGCGGCAACCCACAAGAAGAAAAACATCGCCGCTACGAAAGTGATCCCCTCGCCGCCGAAACGCTCTATGATGCCCAGCGCAACCGGGTGACTCTCCGGGCGTCGTCCGGCGAGAAGAACTTCGTCCCGCCAGCGACGGTACTCTTTCCACTTCCAGGCAAGAAAGGCGAACATGGTGAAACACCTCCTGAAAAACAAAAAGGCGCACGCGCGTGCGCCTTTGGTCGAACTACATTAACAATGTTATACCAGCGTAGCACACGTCCTTTTTTCTGTAAGCCTATCTCTCAGGACAAATTTGATGATAGACTTGATTTCTGCACAGCAATTAACAAATTTTACCGCCCGCTTGAATTCTTTGAACTCCAATTCCTGGAGCATCTTGCCAATGGCTTCGTCACAAAAAGAATGCGAAGCCATCTGCACCCCGGCAAAATCCAAAAGAACCGGCGTCGACTCTTTTGTTTTTCCTAAGATTAATTCGCGAACCTTCTTGCCTAAAGCACGTCCCGTCAAATGGGTACCGAATTCCTTCATTTTGATCATTTACACCACTCCTTTCTCGATTTAACACCATAAACCGTAAAGACACAAGAACCAATATTTATCGAACGATCACGGCCAAACAGTTCGACAGCCTCCGCCCGGGCTTCACCTTGTACCCGCCCCGGTAGTAGAGCCCGCAGGAGGCGTTGCCGTCCAGGCTGATCGCGTCCTTCAGCCCTAATTTTTGAACCGCCTGGGCCATCTCGCCCATCGTCACGCCGGAGACGGTGCCTACGACCAGCTTCTCGTCCCATTTAACCCCGACGAAACTCCAGGAGCCCTTCCTGAAGAACTTGGGCTCGCGCATCCCGTCGGCGGCCAGGTCCAGCACGTTCTTCCCGTCCCTCACCAGGAGCGGCCCGGCCTGGATCACGTGGCGCACGTCGCCCCAGTCCAAAGGGTTGCCCTTCTCGTCTGTAAAGACGTACCGCACCCGCACGGCGTCCCCGACGCTGAACCGGGAAGCGATGTGCCGGGAGCCGGGGCCGAAGCCGATCACGTAGCCGTCAGAGGGGATCGAAACCGGTCCGGGCTGGATCGAAACCACCCTGCCCTGCCGCACGGCGACCGTGGTGGCGACCGGCGCGCGCATGGCCTGGCCGAAGCTCGGCGTGAAGACCACTATGGCTTGAGAATCATTTATGTTGCGGTTCAAGTCCCAGGCGTACCAGCTCTCGAACCACTTTTCCCCGCCGTTGATGGTCCCCTCTACTTTCACACGCAGGTGGGCCACCTTCACCCGGTTGTCCGCGGTGATCCCGATGGCCCCGCCGGAGTTGCCGGCCCTGTGGAGTATACCGTCGATCACGATCGTGCCCCAGGAGGTCATGTCGCTGTAGGCGTTGAAGAAGGTACCGTTGACTGCGGCAATAGCGTTGACCCTCTTCGCCATCACGGCGAGGTCGGAGACCTGCCCGGTTTTCCCGTTGGCCAGGACGGGCCGCACCTCGACCCTCCGGTCGGAAAGGTCCACGGTCACCATGCTGACGGCGTGGCCGTTTATCTTTGCCGTCTTATACGAAACGGGATCGCCCGCCAGCGCGGGCGCGGCGAGTAAGAGTGTTGCTAAAAGGATTACGACAGCGAACAAGAAGCGCCTCATCCCAGCTCCTCCAGCTTCTTCTCTATTTTCTGGATAAGATCCCCGTACAGTTCGTCCCCGTAGCCGTACGAGATGCCGTTGAGTATGTACCTGTTCTTCCTCAGGTCGGACAGATACTCTTCCAGTTCTTCCTTTGTTCTGGCTCCCGCCCGGGCGCTCTCGATTTCTGCGAAGTTCAGAAACTCGACGGTTCGCGCGCCTTCCAACACGACGTGGG
It encodes the following:
- a CDS encoding phosphodiester glycosidase family protein — protein: MRRFLFAVVILLATLLLAAPALAGDPVSYKTAKINGHAVSMVTVDLSDRRVEVRPVLANGKTGQVSDLAVMAKRVNAIAAVNGTFFNAYSDMTSWGTIVIDGILHRAGNSGGAIGITADNRVKVAHLRVKVEGTINGGEKWFESWYAWDLNRNINDSQAIVVFTPSFGQAMRAPVATTVAVRQGRVVSIQPGPVSIPSDGYVIGFGPGSRHIASRFSVGDAVRVRYVFTDEKGNPLDWGDVRHVIQAGPLLVRDGKNVLDLAADGMREPKFFRKGSWSFVGVKWDEKLVVGTVSGVTMGEMAQAVQKLGLKDAISLDGNASCGLYYRGGYKVKPGRRLSNCLAVIVR
- a CDS encoding STAS-like domain-containing protein encodes the protein MIKMKEFGTHLTGRALGKKVRELILGKTKESTPVLLDFAGVQMASHSFCDEAIGKMLQELEFKEFKRAVKFVNCCAEIKSIIKFVLRDRLTEKRTCATLV
- a CDS encoding ParB/RepB/Spo0J family partition protein, with protein sequence MPNEVPVSLLKPHPRNAELFPEKLPDELWRQMVEDVRENGILNPLIVAPDYTVLAGHLRLEAAKEAGLARVPVIIRDLDPESEEAVSLLIRDNLLRRQLSDVQVARLIRKLKELRGVKRGGDRRSEEARSNCQFGSLIEIANVVGLPERTVYRLDKLNDLIPDLQALLESGRWTATTVAAIVGSLPPEEQRELLASLGESGVCGLSVKEAQELKRELDIARKEKEALNSRLIELEEEKQSLSSQLADIQDSLSSVEEEIAEKLGRQYEEKLREALSDLQRKLREKQEEAEELRARLKELKTKPVERVVENVVYQRDPALEAEIEAARREAASLLREKERIESRFRELAQEKEKKEAKLRALEEEVEKLRRWLDNARKELEKEKSRPKPPQWSKEHLEFQGLVQEASRNAASLATALGHLLEKHRARLLAAARVRGAPGDELGEMIEVVGDALLFKGFDAALKAAASKITETWEALEPGRPNLQLVKGRPES